AACACGGCGGAGGGGTCGCCTGTCCCGGTCCAGCCGAACTCGATTTGGAAGCGGCTGCGATCGGTGCGCGGTGAGTTGGCCCCATGGCTGATGGTGAGAGGGCGAAGCGCGGCCTGATGGGTCCGATTTGCGTAGAGGAAGGCGGCGCCTTTGGGGGCGCAAATCCATTTATGGCAATTGCCGGTGTAGTAGGCGGCTCCCAGTTGGGAAAGATTCAAGGGTATCATTCCCGGCGCGTGCGCGCCATCGACCAGCACATCGACGTTGCGCTCGCGAAGGCGACGAGTGAGTTCGGCCACGGGGAGGATCATCCCCGTTTGGCTGGTGACGTGGTCGATCAGCGCGAGTCTTGACCGAGAGGTGACACGCTCCATCACGCGCTCGACGATTTCATCCGGCGAGGAAATGGGGAACGGAATCGGGACGACAACCGGAACGGCCCCGGAGCGCTCTGCGGCGAAGTCCAGCGCATTGCGGCAGGCGTTGTATTCGTGGTCGGTGACAAGGATTTCCTCCCCGGGAGCGAACGACAGAGATCGAAGCACGGTGTTCACACCCGTGATGGCGTTGGGCACGAAGACCAAGTCTTCACGGTCGCATCCGACATATTCACTGAGGGCGGCGCGAGCGGAATTCAGCCGGCCTTCGAGTTCGCGCACCAGGAAGGTGACGGGCTCGCGTTCCAACTGCCGGCGGTATTCGGTTTGCCGGTCGAGCACGGCGATGGGGCAACTGCCGAACGAGCCGTGGTTGAGAAACACGATTTCGGGATCGAGTGGCCAAAGAGCAGGGGAAGCGGCCGGGGCCGAGAGTTCAGATTCGAAATCGGCATGGTTCATCCGGCGTGATTCTGGGCGACAAAGTCGGTTCCGGCCAGATTCCTTCTGCCTCGAGGTTGCTGCGGTCGGAGGACGGACAGGAATCGGCCAACGGACACGCGCCGGTCGGCTGTTCCGGATGCGCGAGCGATTCACGGGATTGAGGTTGGGTGGAAATCATTTTCTTTCCGCCGTTCAACGCATGCCTTTTCTTTTTGTCCGCGGGGCTTAATCTCCCGGGAAGTAATCATGTCCAACACTTCCTACTTCGCGATCCTGGATCGATGGCGCCAGGAGCCCGCCCCGTTGCTGCCTGTCCTGCATGCTTGCCAAGAGCTCGATGGATACTTGAGCGAAGAGGCTTTGAAAGCGGTGTCCAGCGGACTGGACATACCTCTCGCGGAGCTTTACGGGACCGTGACGTTCTAT
This window of the Verrucomicrobiota bacterium genome carries:
- a CDS encoding aminotransferase class V-fold PLP-dependent enzyme; this encodes MNHADFESELSAPAASPALWPLDPEIVFLNHGSFGSCPIAVLDRQTEYRRQLEREPVTFLVRELEGRLNSARAALSEYVGCDREDLVFVPNAITGVNTVLRSLSFAPGEEILVTDHEYNACRNALDFAAERSGAVPVVVPIPFPISSPDEIVERVMERVTSRSRLALIDHVTSQTGMILPVAELTRRLRERNVDVLVDGAHAPGMIPLNLSQLGAAYYTGNCHKWICAPKGAAFLYANRTHQAALRPLTISHGANSPRTDRSRFQIEFGWTGTGDPSAV